From Sphingobium sp. RAC03, a single genomic window includes:
- the bioB gene encoding biotin synthase BioB, with the protein MNAVTTARTDWTRAEIAALFDLPFADLMFEAQTIHRANFPRNEVQLSTLLSIKTGGCPEDCGYCNQSASAESGLKAEKLMSVQAVMQAAAQAKDAGSSRFCMGAAWRNPKERDMPAIVQMVQGVRQMGMETCMTLGMLNESQAKVLADAGLDYYNHNIDTSPEHYEKVITTRTFDDRLETLENVRNSGINVCSGGIVGMGETREDRVGFLHALAVLPTHPQSVPINALVPVKGTVLGNMLADTPLAKIDEIEFVRTVAVARIVMPESMVRLSAGRESMSDACQALCFMAGANSIFTGDKLLTTANAGDNADAALFAKLGVVPMQAEVKVAMEAAE; encoded by the coding sequence ATGAACGCCGTGACAACCGCCCGCACCGACTGGACCCGTGCCGAAATCGCCGCGCTGTTCGACCTGCCGTTCGCCGACCTGATGTTCGAGGCGCAGACCATCCACCGCGCCAATTTTCCGCGCAACGAAGTGCAACTCTCCACCCTGCTGTCGATCAAGACCGGCGGTTGTCCGGAGGATTGCGGCTATTGCAACCAGTCGGCTTCGGCGGAAAGCGGCCTCAAGGCCGAAAAGCTGATGAGCGTGCAGGCCGTGATGCAGGCGGCGGCGCAGGCGAAGGATGCGGGCAGCTCGCGCTTTTGCATGGGTGCGGCCTGGCGCAACCCCAAGGAGCGCGACATGCCCGCTATCGTCCAGATGGTGCAGGGCGTGCGCCAGATGGGCATGGAAACCTGCATGACGCTGGGGATGCTCAACGAAAGCCAGGCCAAGGTTCTGGCTGACGCGGGCCTCGATTATTACAACCATAATATCGACACCTCGCCCGAACATTATGAGAAGGTGATCACCACCCGGACCTTTGATGACCGGCTCGAAACGCTGGAGAATGTCCGCAATTCGGGGATCAATGTGTGTTCCGGCGGGATCGTCGGCATGGGCGAGACGCGCGAGGACCGCGTCGGCTTTCTGCACGCGCTGGCGGTGCTGCCGACCCATCCGCAAAGCGTGCCGATCAACGCGCTGGTGCCGGTCAAGGGCACCGTGCTGGGCAATATGCTGGCCGACACCCCGCTCGCTAAGATCGACGAGATCGAGTTTGTGCGGACGGTGGCGGTGGCGCGGATCGTGATGCCGGAGAGCATGGTGCGGCTGAGCGCTGGGCGGGAAAGTATGTCGGATGCGTGCCAGGCTTTGTGCTTCATGGCGGGCGCGAACAGCATCTTCACCGGCGACAAGCTGCTGACCACGGCCAATGCGGGCGACAATGCCGATGCGGCGCTGTTCGCGAAGCTGGGCGTGGTGCCGATGCAGGCCGAGGTGAAGGTTGCGATGGAGGCGGCGGAGTGA
- a CDS encoding acetyl-CoA carboxylase biotin carboxylase subunit: MAITKILIANRGEIACRVMRTAKKMGIKTVAVYSDADARAPHVLMADEAVHIGPSPAAQSYLIADKIIEACKQTGADAVHPGYGFLSERESFRTALDAEGIIFVGPPANAIAAMGDKIESKKLALEAGVNVVPGFVGVIDDTEHAVKISNEIGYPVMMKASAGGGGKGMRLAYNEQDVREGFEATKREGLASFGDDRVFIEKFIESPRHIEIQILGDQHGNIVYLNERECSIQRRHQKVVEEAPSPFVTPKMRKAMGEQCVALARAVGYFSAGTVELIVSGADTTGEGFYFLEMNTRLQVEHPVTEEITGIDLVEQMIRVANGEALAFTQDDVKINGWAIENRVYAEDPYRGFLPSTGRLVRYNPPETGTDESGALIRVDDGVVEGGEVSMFYDPMIAKLITWAPTRLEAIDKQIEALDKFEIEGPGHNIDFVSALMQHERFRSGNITTGFIAEEYPDGFQGAPASPELRQRLAAIGAFAAMAQADRARRIDGQLGKRLPPPTGWQVKIGDSVHDVEIDGDDVTVDGVGVDMALEYTPGDRLIEAEFGEEELAVKIAPTRAGFVLAAHGASHKLRILPAHAAPYAAHMIEKIPPDLSRYLICPMPGLLVALHVGAGDKVEAGQPLAVIEAMKMENILRAQKAGVVKSVSAAQGDSLAVDAVILEME, from the coding sequence ATGGCAATCACCAAGATCCTGATCGCGAACCGTGGCGAAATTGCGTGTCGTGTCATGCGCACGGCCAAGAAGATGGGCATCAAGACCGTCGCGGTCTATTCCGATGCCGATGCGCGCGCGCCGCATGTCCTCATGGCGGATGAAGCCGTGCACATCGGCCCGTCGCCCGCCGCCCAATCCTATCTGATTGCCGACAAGATCATCGAAGCGTGCAAACAGACCGGTGCCGACGCCGTCCACCCCGGCTACGGCTTCCTCTCCGAACGCGAGAGCTTCCGTACGGCGCTGGACGCGGAAGGCATCATCTTCGTCGGTCCCCCCGCTAATGCCATCGCGGCGATGGGTGACAAGATCGAGTCCAAGAAGCTCGCGCTGGAAGCAGGCGTCAATGTCGTCCCCGGCTTCGTCGGCGTCATCGACGACACCGAACATGCCGTAAAAATCTCCAACGAGATCGGCTATCCGGTCATGATGAAGGCATCTGCCGGTGGCGGTGGCAAGGGGATGCGCCTCGCTTATAATGAGCAGGATGTCCGCGAAGGCTTTGAAGCGACCAAGCGCGAAGGCCTCGCCAGCTTCGGCGACGATCGCGTGTTCATCGAGAAGTTCATCGAAAGCCCGCGCCATATCGAAATCCAGATATTGGGCGATCAGCATGGCAATATCGTCTATTTGAACGAGCGCGAATGTTCGATCCAGCGCCGTCACCAGAAGGTGGTGGAGGAAGCGCCATCGCCCTTCGTCACGCCCAAGATGCGCAAGGCGATGGGTGAACAATGCGTCGCACTCGCCCGCGCAGTCGGCTATTTCAGCGCCGGGACCGTCGAACTCATCGTATCGGGCGCGGACACGACCGGGGAGGGCTTCTACTTCCTCGAAATGAACACCCGGTTGCAGGTCGAACATCCCGTGACCGAGGAAATTACCGGTATCGATCTGGTCGAACAGATGATCCGCGTCGCCAATGGCGAGGCGCTGGCCTTCACGCAGGATGACGTCAAGATCAACGGCTGGGCGATCGAGAACCGCGTCTATGCCGAAGACCCCTATCGCGGCTTCCTGCCATCGACCGGTCGCCTCGTCCGCTACAATCCGCCCGAAACCGGCACCGACGAAAGCGGCGCGCTGATCCGCGTCGATGACGGCGTGGTCGAAGGCGGCGAAGTCTCCATGTTCTACGACCCGATGATCGCCAAGCTGATTACCTGGGCACCCACGCGGTTGGAAGCGATCGACAAGCAGATCGAAGCGCTCGACAAATTCGAGATCGAGGGACCGGGCCACAATATCGATTTCGTGTCCGCGCTGATGCAGCATGAGCGTTTCCGCTCCGGCAACATCACCACCGGCTTCATCGCGGAGGAATATCCCGATGGCTTCCAGGGCGCGCCCGCTTCGCCCGAATTGCGGCAGCGGCTCGCCGCGATCGGGGCCTTTGCCGCCATGGCCCAGGCCGACCGCGCCCGCCGCATCGACGGCCAGTTGGGCAAGCGCTTGCCGCCGCCGACAGGCTGGCAGGTCAAGATCGGCGACAGCGTCCATGATGTGGAAATCGACGGCGATGATGTCACCGTCGATGGCGTGGGCGTAGACATGGCGCTCGAATATACGCCCGGCGATCGGCTGATCGAAGCGGAGTTCGGCGAGGAGGAATTGGCGGTGAAGATCGCCCCCACCCGCGCCGGCTTCGTCCTGGCCGCCCATGGTGCCAGCCATAAGCTGCGCATCCTGCCTGCCCATGCCGCGCCCTATGCCGCGCACATGATCGAGAAGATCCCGCCAGACCTGTCGCGCTACCTGATCTGCCCGATGCCGGGCTTGCTGGTCGCACTGCATGTGGGGGCGGGCGACAAGGTCGAGGCCGGACAGCCGCTCGCCGTGATCGAGGCGATGAAGATGGAAAATATCCTGCGCGCGCAAAAGGCGGGCGTGGTGAAGAGCGTATCGGCCGCCCAGGGCGACAGCCTGGCCGTTGACGCGGTCATATTGGAGATGGAGTGA
- a CDS encoding acyl-CoA carboxylase subunit beta, which produces MSKLAIIEQLEAKREGARMGGGQRRIDAQHGKGKLTARERIEVLLDEDSFEELDMYVEHNCVDFGMDEAHIPGDGVVTGSGTINGRLVFLFSQDFTVYGGAVSERHAMKICKIMDMALKVGAPVIGLNDSGGARIQEGVASLAGYAEIFQRNVLASGVVPQISVIMGPCAGGAVYSPAMTDFIFMVKDSSFMFVTGPDVVKTVTNEVVTQEELGGAVTHTTKSGVADVAFENDIEALLAVRDFVDFLPASNKEPVPERPSADPWDRIEPSLDTLIPANANQPYDMHELIKKIVDEGDFFEVQPAHAGNIICGFGRVEGRTVGIVANQPFVRFCDAFEIPIVTLVDVPGFLPGTAQEHNGIIKHGAKLLFAYAEATVPKITIITRKAYGGAYDVMASKHLRGDLNYAWPTAEIAVMGAKGAVEIIFRGKTADEIAERTAEYEARFANPFVAASKGFIDEVIQPHSTRKRIALGLRKLRNKALENPWKKHDNIPL; this is translated from the coding sequence ATGTCGAAGCTCGCCATTATCGAACAGCTTGAAGCCAAGCGCGAAGGTGCGCGCATGGGCGGCGGCCAACGCCGCATTGATGCCCAGCATGGTAAGGGCAAGCTGACCGCGCGCGAGCGGATCGAGGTGTTGCTGGACGAGGACAGCTTTGAAGAGCTGGACATGTATGTCGAGCATAATTGCGTCGATTTCGGCATGGACGAAGCGCATATCCCCGGCGACGGCGTGGTCACCGGATCGGGCACGATCAATGGGCGGCTGGTGTTCCTGTTCAGCCAGGACTTCACCGTCTATGGCGGCGCGGTGTCCGAACGGCACGCGATGAAAATCTGCAAGATCATGGACATGGCGCTGAAGGTCGGCGCGCCGGTGATCGGGCTGAACGATAGCGGCGGTGCGCGGATTCAGGAGGGCGTTGCATCGCTCGCGGGCTATGCCGAGATTTTCCAGCGCAATGTGCTGGCGTCGGGCGTGGTGCCGCAGATCAGCGTCATCATGGGACCATGCGCGGGCGGCGCGGTCTATTCGCCCGCGATGACCGACTTCATCTTCATGGTGAAGGATAGTAGTTTCATGTTCGTCACCGGACCCGATGTGGTCAAGACGGTGACGAACGAAGTCGTCACCCAGGAAGAACTGGGCGGCGCGGTGACGCATACGACCAAGTCGGGCGTGGCGGACGTGGCGTTCGAGAATGATATCGAAGCGCTGCTGGCAGTGCGCGATTTCGTCGACTTCCTGCCCGCGTCGAACAAGGAGCCGGTGCCGGAGCGGCCTAGCGCGGACCCGTGGGACCGGATCGAGCCGAGCCTCGACACGCTGATCCCCGCCAACGCGAACCAGCCCTATGACATGCACGAACTGATCAAGAAGATCGTGGACGAGGGCGATTTCTTCGAGGTGCAGCCCGCGCACGCAGGCAACATCATCTGCGGCTTTGGCCGGGTCGAGGGGCGGACGGTGGGCATCGTCGCCAATCAGCCCTTCGTGCGCTTCTGCGATGCGTTCGAGATACCGATCGTGACTCTGGTGGACGTGCCGGGCTTCCTGCCGGGGACGGCGCAGGAACATAATGGCATCATCAAGCATGGCGCGAAATTGCTGTTCGCCTATGCCGAAGCGACCGTGCCGAAAATCACGATCATCACCCGCAAAGCCTATGGCGGGGCATATGACGTGATGGCGTCCAAGCATCTGCGCGGCGATTTGAACTATGCCTGGCCGACCGCCGAAATCGCGGTGATGGGCGCGAAGGGCGCGGTGGAGATCATCTTTCGCGGCAAAACGGCGGACGAGATTGCCGAGCGCACCGCGGAATATGAAGCGCGCTTCGCCAACCCGTTCGTAGCGGCATCAAAGGGCTTCATCGACGAGGTGATCCAGCCGCATTCGACGCGCAAGCGGATTGCACTGGGTCTGCGGAAACTGCGCAACAAGGCGCTGGAGAATCCGTGGAAGAAGCATGACAATATTCCGTTGTGA
- the mce gene encoding methylmalonyl-CoA epimerase has product MKLGRLNHIGVATPSLEQSIAYYRDVMGATTIHEPFDLPAQGVKVCFVDTPGENGTAGTQIELIEPFDATSPITAFIVKNPAGGQHHICYEVPDILEAKAWFEAKGARVLGEPRIGAHGTPIFFVHPKDMNGVLTEIMETPKEAH; this is encoded by the coding sequence ATGAAACTCGGCCGTCTCAACCATATCGGCGTCGCCACGCCCTCGCTCGAACAGAGCATTGCCTATTATCGCGACGTAATGGGCGCGACGACAATTCACGAACCGTTCGATCTGCCCGCGCAGGGGGTGAAGGTGTGCTTTGTCGATACGCCGGGGGAGAATGGCACGGCGGGGACGCAGATCGAGTTGATCGAGCCGTTCGATGCGACATCGCCGATCACCGCCTTCATCGTCAAGAACCCGGCCGGGGGTCAGCATCATATATGCTATGAAGTGCCCGACATTCTCGAAGCCAAGGCGTGGTTCGAGGCGAAGGGCGCGCGGGTGCTGGGTGAGCCGCGCATCGGGGCGCATGGGACGCCGATCTTCTTCGTGCATCCCAAGGATATGAACGGGGTGCTGACCGAAATTATGGAGACGCCAAAGGAGGCGCATTGA
- the scpA gene encoding methylmalonyl-CoA mutase gives MTDKPTLDQWAAAAAKEVKGKDLTWATPEGIAVKPLYTAEDVTVDPGLPGFAPFTRGVRASMYAGRPWTIRQYAGFSTAEESNAFYRRNLAAGQKGLSVAFDLATHRGYDSDHPRVTGDVGKAGVAIDTIEDMKILFDGIPLDQMSVSMTMNGAVIPILAFFIVAGEEQGVDRKLLDGTIQNDILKEFMVRNTYIYPPEPSMRIISDIFGYTSREMPKFNSISISGYHMQEAGATQVQELAFTIADGMEYVKYGVASGLDIDKFAGRLSFFFAIGMNFFMEIAKLRAARVLWHRAMTELGAKDERSKMLRTHCQTSGVSLTEQDPYNNVMRTTIEAMAAMLGGTQSLHTNALDEAIALPTDFSARIARNTQIVIQEETGMTKVVDPLGGSYYVEALTQQLVDEAWAIIEKVQADGGMAKAVAAGWPKAMIETAAAARQARVDRGDDVIVGVNKYRLATEDFLETLDIDNAKVREGQIARINRVKAERDSAKCEAALQALRDGAAKSSSLDNNLLALAVEAARARATLGEISSAMEESFDRYGTQPTPVKGVYSAPYAGDSRWQQVLDGVQAVERRLGRKPKLLVAKMGQDGHDRGANVIASAFGDMGFDVVSGPLFQTPEETVVLALESDVDVVGASSLAAGHKTLIPDLIAKLREAGRNDIKVIAGGVIPPQDYDFLRDAGVQGIYGPGSNVVECAADVLRLLGHNMPPVEDAV, from the coding sequence ATGACCGACAAACCGACACTGGATCAATGGGCCGCCGCGGCCGCCAAGGAAGTGAAGGGCAAGGATTTGACCTGGGCGACCCCGGAAGGGATCGCGGTCAAGCCGCTCTACACGGCTGAGGACGTGACCGTCGATCCGGGCCTGCCGGGCTTTGCGCCGTTCACGCGGGGGGTACGCGCGTCCATGTATGCCGGGCGACCCTGGACCATCCGCCAATATGCGGGCTTCTCCACCGCCGAGGAATCCAACGCCTTCTACCGCCGCAACCTCGCCGCTGGGCAGAAAGGATTGTCGGTCGCCTTCGATCTCGCCACCCATCGCGGTTATGACAGCGACCATCCGCGCGTCACCGGCGACGTTGGCAAGGCGGGCGTGGCGATCGACACGATCGAGGATATGAAAATCCTGTTCGATGGCATTCCCCTCGACCAGATGTCGGTCAGCATGACGATGAACGGCGCGGTGATCCCGATCTTGGCCTTCTTCATCGTCGCGGGCGAGGAGCAGGGCGTCGACCGCAAATTGCTCGACGGGACCATCCAGAACGACATCCTCAAGGAGTTCATGGTCCGCAATACCTATATCTACCCGCCCGAACCATCGATGCGGATCATCAGCGACATTTTCGGCTACACGTCGCGCGAAATGCCCAAGTTCAACAGCATCTCCATTTCCGGCTATCATATGCAGGAAGCCGGCGCGACGCAGGTGCAGGAACTGGCCTTCACCATCGCCGACGGCATGGAATATGTGAAATATGGCGTCGCATCGGGCCTCGACATCGACAAGTTTGCGGGCCGCCTGAGCTTCTTCTTCGCGATCGGCATGAACTTTTTCATGGAAATCGCCAAGCTACGCGCGGCGCGAGTGCTGTGGCATCGGGCGATGACGGAACTGGGCGCGAAGGATGAGCGCTCCAAGATGCTGCGGACCCACTGTCAGACCAGCGGCGTGTCGCTGACCGAGCAAGACCCCTACAACAACGTCATGCGTACCACGATCGAGGCGATGGCCGCGATGCTGGGCGGCACGCAATCGCTGCATACCAATGCGCTCGATGAAGCCATCGCGCTCCCCACCGACTTTTCCGCCCGGATTGCGCGCAACACGCAGATCGTAATCCAGGAAGAGACGGGGATGACCAAGGTGGTCGATCCGTTGGGCGGCTCTTATTATGTCGAGGCGCTGACGCAGCAACTGGTCGATGAAGCCTGGGCGATCATCGAAAAGGTGCAGGCCGATGGCGGCATGGCCAAGGCCGTGGCGGCAGGCTGGCCCAAGGCGATGATCGAAACCGCCGCCGCTGCACGGCAGGCGCGGGTCGATCGGGGTGATGACGTCATTGTCGGCGTCAACAAATATCGGCTGGCGACCGAGGACTTCCTCGAAACGCTCGACATCGACAATGCCAAGGTGCGCGAAGGGCAGATTGCCCGCATCAACCGGGTGAAAGCGGAGCGTGACAGCGCGAAATGCGAAGCGGCGTTGCAGGCGCTGCGCGACGGCGCGGCGAAGTCCTCCAGCCTCGACAACAACCTCCTTGCCCTTGCCGTCGAAGCGGCCCGCGCCCGCGCGACGCTGGGCGAAATCTCCTCCGCCATGGAGGAAAGTTTCGATCGCTACGGCACGCAGCCGACACCGGTAAAGGGCGTCTACAGCGCGCCTTATGCGGGTGACAGCCGCTGGCAACAGGTTCTTGACGGCGTGCAGGCCGTCGAGCGGCGCCTCGGTCGCAAACCCAAACTCCTCGTCGCCAAGATGGGGCAGGATGGGCACGACCGGGGCGCCAACGTGATCGCGTCGGCATTCGGCGACATGGGCTTCGACGTGGTGTCGGGACCGCTGTTCCAGACGCCCGAAGAAACCGTGGTGTTGGCGCTGGAAAGCGACGTTGATGTCGTGGGCGCGTCGTCGCTGGCGGCGGGCCACAAGACGCTGATCCCCGACCTCATCGCCAAGCTGCGTGAAGCAGGTCGCAACGACATCAAGGTGATTGCGGGCGGCGTCATCCCGCCACAGGATTATGACTTCCTCCGTGACGCGGGCGTTCAGGGCATTTATGGACCGGGTTCCAATGTCGTGGAATGCGCCGCCGACGTGCTGCGCCTCCTCGGCCACAACATGCCCCCGGTGGAGGATGCCGTATAA
- a CDS encoding helix-turn-helix domain-containing protein produces MARGNRIFAGPRLRQLRLDHRMDQATMAQALGISVSYLSQMENDDRPLTAKVKAALANAFPTDWASFDAREDEQMLGAFTFALSHPELPGVALEPERIEKLHLQFPEFAARYLDLYNAHLRANERINMIEEAIANDSTVQARLPWEAARDWFHEAGNYVHSIDCLAEDMAASFTAGQTLDEGMLVEALARRHGIETLIADTPDSALRSYTSSTKRLFVNAALPTESRKFMLAHQLMMLEGQAVIADVVSKAGLPVTGADRLLAIGLGNYAAGALLMPYAAFREAARTMRHDIDRLARTFGVSFEQACHRLSTLQRPGLRGIPFFFCRVDMAGNITKRHSATRLQFARFGGACPLWNVHEAVAIPDRINVQLGETPDGVRYVSMAKGLVKPSGSYSRTPRRFAVVLGCETAHAANFVYADGLQLDVEGAATPIGITCRLCSRQSCDQRAFPPADRPIHVDPDNRQIVPYWIG; encoded by the coding sequence ATGGCACGCGGCAATCGTATCTTTGCAGGACCAAGGCTGCGCCAGTTGCGCCTCGACCATCGCATGGACCAAGCGACGATGGCGCAGGCGTTGGGCATTTCCGTGTCCTACCTATCCCAGATGGAGAATGATGACCGCCCCCTGACCGCCAAGGTCAAGGCCGCACTCGCCAATGCCTTTCCGACCGACTGGGCCAGCTTCGACGCACGCGAGGATGAGCAGATGCTGGGCGCCTTCACTTTCGCGCTCAGCCATCCCGAATTACCTGGTGTCGCGCTGGAACCGGAGCGGATCGAGAAATTGCATCTACAATTCCCGGAATTCGCGGCGCGCTATCTCGACCTCTATAATGCGCATCTGCGGGCGAACGAGCGGATCAACATGATCGAGGAAGCGATCGCCAATGACAGCACGGTGCAGGCGCGGCTGCCGTGGGAGGCGGCGCGCGACTGGTTTCATGAGGCGGGCAATTATGTCCACAGTATCGATTGCCTGGCCGAAGATATGGCCGCCAGCTTCACCGCGGGGCAGACCTTGGACGAAGGTATGTTGGTCGAAGCGCTGGCGCGGCGGCATGGCATCGAAACGCTGATCGCCGACACGCCCGACAGCGCGCTGCGATCCTATACCAGCAGCACCAAGCGGCTGTTCGTCAACGCGGCGCTGCCGACCGAGAGCCGCAAATTCATGCTGGCGCACCAGCTCATGATGCTGGAGGGGCAGGCCGTTATCGCCGATGTGGTGAGCAAGGCGGGGCTGCCCGTCACCGGCGCGGATCGGCTTTTGGCAATCGGCCTCGGCAATTATGCGGCAGGCGCGCTGCTGATGCCCTATGCCGCCTTCCGCGAAGCCGCCCGCACGATGCGCCACGACATCGACCGGCTCGCCCGCACCTTCGGCGTGAGTTTCGAGCAGGCCTGCCACCGGCTTTCGACGCTTCAGCGACCGGGGCTGCGCGGCATCCCCTTCTTCTTCTGCCGCGTCGACATGGCGGGCAATATCACCAAGCGGCACAGCGCCACCCGCTTGCAGTTCGCGCGGTTTGGCGGCGCTTGCCCTTTATGGAACGTGCATGAGGCAGTCGCGATTCCCGACCGGATCAACGTGCAACTGGGCGAAACGCCCGACGGCGTGCGCTACGTCTCCATGGCCAAGGGGCTGGTAAAGCCATCGGGCAGCTACAGCCGGACGCCGCGCCGCTTTGCCGTGGTACTGGGGTGCGAGACGGCGCATGCGGCGAACTTCGTCTATGCCGACGGGCTGCAACTGGACGTCGAAGGCGCAGCGACGCCGATCGGCATCACCTGTCGCCTCTGTTCGCGCCAAAGCTGCGACCAGCGCGCCTTTCCGCCCGCCGATCGGCCGATCCATGTCGACCCGGATAATCGGCAGATCGTTCCTTACTGGATTGGGTAA